The Buteo buteo chromosome 6, bButBut1.hap1.1, whole genome shotgun sequence genomic interval AATTTCGGTCAAGCGCCTCCTGGACCTGCCAGAATTGTTCATGATGGTGGATGAGACGGCAGATGAACTTCTCCGTATGTGCCGAAAGCTTTCCAGGAATAGTTTTATGCCGCGACTGAAGCCAGCTGTCGGTGTGAGAAGCGCCTCAGAAGGTTGGAGTCTGTGAGGATGATGCTGCCTACCACCTGCTCGTGCCCCTGAAGCCCCCCCGTGGGCACGCCTTCCACCTGGAGTTGGGCAACAGGAGGGAGAGGCCAGCGAGGAACTCCAGGCTCCGCGTGGAGCTGGAGTGCACCTACACGAGGGAGCGGCTGGTGGAGGACATGCTGTGCTTCCTGCACCACCCCAAGGAGGAGCTGAGGAAAAATCAGGGTCCCAGCCTCCTAGGCACCCTCTGCATCGGCCCCTACCTAGACATGGAGAAAACCACCCGCTGGTTCCAGGTCTTGGTAAAAGCAGCCTGGCAGGTTTTGCCTCAGTGGAGACACCACCGCTTAACCGTGCTGCCCTCCAGGCGCTCCTGCAAGCTCCGGCTGACAAACGCTTCCAATAGTCCCCTGCTGATTGAGATGATATTTGAGGTGCAGCAAGATGGCTTGGACACCTTGCTGAGCATCGAGTAGGCAGAGGCCAGTGTTACCAGCAGCAGGACGTGGCCAGAGAGCTGGGCTATGGCAGAGGTGCAGTTCTTCAGGCACAGGGCCAGGCCTGAAGTCACTCCCTGGGGAGCTGGTGCTGCGGAACTGAGCACGCTGGACACGGAGAACACGCTCCTCAATTGGCAGTGGCAATCGCTGCCCCAGCTTTCCTACACAGCAAAAGCACACGCTGCGGAGTGGGACCCGATGCAGCCGAAGGGGCCATTGCAAGGAGCCTTGCGACAGAGATGCCTGATACCACGGGGACAGCGACCGCCCTCCCTCTCTGAGAGAGGCCATTCCCTCCGGGAGATCCACCATGCGCAAAGATGTCCTCTTGAGGACAATGCTGTCTACCACCTGCTTGTGTCCCTGCATTCTCTCCTTGGGCACGCCTTCCACCTTGCTATAGTCACCATGGAGGAGATGTGGGTGAGAGAATCCTGCATCTGCATGGAGCTGGAGCGAACCTGCACGAGGGAGTGTCTGGTGGAGAACATGCTGTGCTTCCTCCACCACCCTGAAGACACACTGAGTAAATACCTGTATCACCCCCCTACCAGGTTATGGTGCTGCCCTCCTCCCACTGCTGCAAACTCTGGCTAGCTGACACCTTCAGGAGGCCTGTTTTCATAATGCTGACATCTGGCAGGGAGAAAGGCAACTCAGACATCTTCCTAATCATTTGGTAGGCTGAGGCTGGCTTTactggcttttgctttctctctgatAGGACTGTGTCTTTCAAGTAGCATTTGGTCATCTCATGATATCGTATTCATCCTTCATGAGTCCTTAGGATTTTAAGCCATATCTTTGGGGTTTAGATTGTCTTTAGCAGGAAACGTACCACTTAGCGTAGCTAGAGCAAGCATGTGGGAGCTGTCTGCCTCCTTCTGTCTGGATATTTATCACACACCCATTTTGGCAATATTTAGGTGCATCGTATTCATATGGTGTttcattttccccctctttATGGCAGAGGCCAATAAACATCACAGCCTCTGGCACCCCCTCCTTCCCACGGCATATGCCAAGGCATCTTTGATACTCCCTCTGTTTTAACTCTTGAAATTAGTTTCTGCCCCCAAAGAGGAAAACTGCACTATGCTGGGTAGGAGACCTTTTTTGAACCTGAGGGcttgtgagagactgaaggagttaacGTCTCAAActttgtggtggggcaagttctgcgtAAGGACGGACCCTGCCTAACGACGAACCCTGCGCAGCAAGGAACCGCAGGTGAAAAGAAGCGATCGGCCCagatcagcaacaggagggggaggccgTGCCGGcgggtgcacagctccctgttctgacaaggctgttctgatgtgctgagcagggcagctcaccacaCGGCCAAAGGCCACACGACGCTCACGCCTGCAGGGAAGACGTTACTCCCCAGAGGACCCCCGAGCCCAACGACCCACTTCCCGAaagttctgaaagcacaaactgcacaggacacctaattagcctaacgAGTTCGagtgcccgcccgaaggaggggcaaggagatgataaaaCGACAGAAACGGGAGCCCCACGCGCGCCCCTACTGGAACTGGGCCGCGAGGCTGACTGGGCCGGCGGCGGGCCCAGGGCCGGCGAAATcgttctctttcccttccctccgtCTCTCTCTCCTCGTATAacccctacacctcatccctttcaGACATGGAACCGCTGACCAAGCCTGGGGCTAGGAGCGGATGCAGCCGCCCCCGGgctcttctctgaggaggagtttAGAAGGCAAGGGGGGGCCGCTCCGCGCCCCTGCCTCagcgggagggctctccttcttcCCCGAGCTGGCGTCGGCGGTTGccgggggttacaggggtggctgaGGTGGTTTCGCGCCAATTCCCTCTGTGAGAAAGCCCGCCACCTGCTGTTaacgcctccccagttcaggctgcttctgccgCGAAGAACCCGTTgaactgatcgtttggtgtcctTTCACCTCAgtttagcccgagggaattccGAACTCACCAcgacccccccccaggtctgTCCAGCCCGGGTCGTGACAGGGCTTTCAAGGTACACTCCAGATGGGTCTGCGTGTGGGAGGAAAGAACTGCTCCGCTGCCAAGTGGCCGTCCATATTACAGACGGAGGGTGTCTCTGGAAAACGCAGCTGCTCTCAGTGGCAGCTCCCACAAATGTTGCTGCAAACCTGCTCACCATCTTGTTGCCGGAGGGACGATCCCAGTCAGCCGGTAGAGCTCCTCTGGGCTTTCTGGGTTGGTGTAGATTTTTCTTAGCGTTTGAGTGGACTGGAAGgaactgctgtgttttgggaggGGGATATTGATGGatataaaggaaaacaattcaTAGAATCCTAGAACACCAGGTCGGGAGGGAGCTCAAGGATCATCCGGTTAAagctttcttggcaaaagcaagGTTTAGACAAggtggcccagcaccctgtccagccaAACCTTAAAAGTATCTTAATCTTCAATGTTGGGGAACCCACCACTTCCCTagggagattattccaatggctgatcgttctcattgtgaaaaattttccttttctgtccaaTCAAAGTCTCCCCAGGATtaacttgtacccattacccctcatcttttccatgtgactccttggaaaaagggagtctccatcttctttttaGCCACCCTTTAAGTCCTAgaacatggtgataaggtctcccctaagccttcttttctcaaggctagACAAACCCAGTCTTGCCTCATATGGCAGGCTTGTTTCCCCTGGCAGagttgcttttcctttgattaAGTCCCCAGAAGAGATTTGATTTTTCACAGTCCTAATTCTCATGGTAATTCTCACACATCTTGCCTACGCTTGCAGCCTTGGCCACCCATACCTGTCACCGGGTGACTGCATCACGCTGTCAGGGACGAGGTTCATAGGCACTGCCCTGAGGTCCCAGTCCTCCAGATACGTTGAATCGCCACCCTTGTACTCGAGGAGTTGACTGAGCTCTCAGCACTGACATGGGCAATTTGTTCTTCCTCTGGTCTCTCCACGTGAGCTCTGGGGGAAAAGCAGCCTCTCTCCTTCGGTGTCTGAGCGCACTGTACGTATTCCAGCTGGGCTGGCTTCTAGCTGTGGTAGCACCCCACAGGGGTGAGTCTCTGCCCAGTGGGCTCCCTGGCACATCCCCGTGTATCGCTACCACTCCCCACAGCGCGACCTTGTGTGCCAGCATCCCTCAGCACATCCCCTTGCCCAGGCACTGCTTCACCCACCAGAGGACAGAAAGCGCGCTGAAATGGCTGGCCATCAGCCCTCCTTAAAGATGCTGGTCTTTGGCTGGGGCACCCTGCTCACTACATGCAGTGAGGCTCGAGCAGTATCACAAGTCTTGCCCAGGAATCAAGTCCTACCTGATTCCTGCCCGGCTGGGGAAAGCAGGCACTGCACTCCACAAcaccagctccctccctcccagccccactgaaccccttctctccctcctcctgcaggccATGGCTGTGATACAATTCTTCGCCAAGGTTGTGCAAAGCATCTTCCGGAatgctctgcaggagctggagcagagcggCTTTTCCTGGGGAGCCCTGCTCTTTGCTGCCTTGGAGCAGTGGCAGTCCTGGGCCATCGGTggagtcctgctcctgctcttcgggctctgctggtggctcaggaaaaggagctgtcagccaggcagcagcagaaaggaggccagctgcaggaagaaggCGGCTAAGGAGGAGCAAAAAGTAAAATCCAGTGTTGCAGTGGATGTGGGCAGAATTTCGGTCAAGCGCTTCCTGCCAGAATCACTCGAGATGGTGGATAAGATGGTGGATGAACTTCTCCATATATGCCAAATGCTTTCCAGGAATAGTTTTATGCCGCAAATGAACCcagctgttttcagaagcaCCTTAGGAGGTTGGGGTCTCTGTAAGGATGATGCCTACAACCTGCTCGTGCCCCTGAAGCCCCCCCATGGGCACTCCTTCCACCTGGAGTTGGGCACCACCGGGGAGAGGCCAGCGAGGAACTGCAGGGTCCGCGTGGAGCTGGAGTGCACACGCAGGAGGGAGCGGCTGGTGGACCGTAGGAGGAAAAATCAGAGTCCCAGCCTCCTAGGCACCCTCTGCACCGGCCGCTACCTAGACATGGAGAATACCACCGACTGGTTCAAAACCTTGGTAAAATCAGCCTTGCTGCTTTTGCCTCAGTCGAGACACTACCACTTAACTGTGCTGCCCTCCAGGCGCTCCTGCAAGCTTCAGCTGACGAACGCTTCCAATAGTCCCCTGCTGATTGAGATGACATTTGTGGTGCAGCAAGATGGCTTGGACACCTTCCTGAGCATCGAGTAGGCAGAGGCCAGTGTTACCAGCAGCAGGACGTGGCCAGAGAGTCCATTCCCTCCGGGAGATCCACCGCGCGCAAAGCTGTCAATAAATCTCTTGTTTGGACAAAGGCTGTGTCCGTGAGTGTCCGTGCGTCTCTGGGTCGGGGAATGCAGGCATAGGGTGCCGACAGCTCAGCTGCCATGGCATCGGGGAGCATcttgcagaagagctggtgCAGTGGGCTCTGGTCTCAGTGATTCACTGGGCTTTGGCTTCCCAGGTGCTGCGCGTTAatgccagcaggcagcttggcATCACAGCAGAGTAGGGAGTACCTGAGCTGGAAGATgactcagctgctgcaggagctggagcagggaaccCAGGAGCAGAGCGGCTTTGCCTGGGGAGCCCTGCTCtttgctgccttgcagcagtGGCAGTCCTGGGCCATCGGTggagtcctgctcctgctctttggGCTCTGCTGGTGGCTCAGGAAAAGGAGctctcaggcagcagcagcagcagcaaggaggccAGCTTCCGGAAGAAGGCGGATAAGGAGGAGCAAGAAGTAAATTCCAGTGTTGCAGTGGACGTGGGCAGAATTTCGGTCAAGTGCCCCCTGGAGCTGCCAGAATTATTCATGATGGTGGATGAGACGGCGGATGAACTTCTCCGTATGTGCCGAACGCTTTCCAGGAATAGTTTTATGCCGCGACTGAAGCCAGCTGTCGGTGTGAGAAGCACCTCAGAAGGTTGGAGTGTCTGTGAGGATAATGCTGTCTACCACCTGCTCGTGCCCCTGAAGCCCCCCCATGGGCATGCCTTCCACCTGCAGCTGGGCACCACCGGGGAGAGGCCAGTGAGGAACTCCAGGCTCCACGTGGAGCTGGAGTGCACCTGCACGAGGGAGCGGCTGGTGGAGGACATGCTGTGCTTCCTGCACCACCCCAAGGAGGAGCTGAGGAAAAATCAGGGTCCCAGCCTCCTAGGCACCCTCTGCATCGGCCCCTACCTAGACATGGAGAAAACCACCCGCTGGTTCCAGGTCTTGGTAAAAGCAGCCTGGCAGGTTTTGCCTCAGTGGAGACACCACCGCTTAACCGTGCTGCCCTCCAGGCGCTCCTGCAAGCTCCGGCTGACAAACGCTTCCAATAGTCCCCTGCTGATTGAGATGATATTTGAGGTGCAGCAAGATGGCTTGGACACCTTGCTGAGCATCGAGTAGGCAGAGGCCAGTGTTACCAGCAGCAGGACGTGGCCAGAGAGCTGGGCTATGGCAGAGGTGCAGTTCTTCAGGCACAGGGCCAGGCCTGAAGTCACTCCCCGGGGAGCTGGTGCTGCGGAACTGAGCACGCTGGACACGGAGAACACGCTCCTCAATTGGCAGTGGCAATCGCTGCCCCAGCTTTCCTACACAGCAAAAGCACACGCTGCGGAGTGGGACCCGATGCAGCCGAAGGGGCCATTGCAAGGAGCCTTGCGACAGAGATGCCTGATACCACGGGGACAGCGACCGCCCTCCCTCTCTGAGAGAGGCCATTCCCTCCGGGACATCCACCATGCGCAAAGATGTCCTCATGAGGACAATGCTGTCTACCACCTGCTTGTGCCCCTGCATTCTCTCCTTGGGCACGCCTTCCACCTTGCTATAGTCACCATGGAGGAGATGTGGGTGAGAGAATCCTGCATCTGCATGGAGCTGGAGCGAACCTGCACGAGGGAGTGTCTGGTGGAGAACATGCTGTGCTTCCTCCACCACCCTGAAGACACACTGAGTAAATACCTGTATCACCCCCCTACCAGGTTATGGTGCTGCCCTCCTCCCACTGCTGCAAACTCTGGCTAGCTGACACCTTCAGGAGGCCTGTTTTCATAATGCTGACATCTGGCAGGGAGAAAGGCAACTCAGACATCTTCCTAATCATTTGGTAGGCTGAGGCTGGCTTTactggcttttgctttctctctgatAGGACTGTGTCTTTCAAGTAGCATTTGGTCATCTCATGATATCGTATTCATCCTTCATGAGTCCTTAGGATTTTAAGCCATATCTTTGGGGTTTAGATTGTCTTTAGCAGGAAACGTACCACTTAGCGTAGCTAGAGCAAGCATGTGGGAGCTGTCTGCCTCCTTCTGTCTGGATATTTATCACACACCCATTTTGGCAATATTTAGGTGCATCGTATTCATATGGTGTttcattttccccctctttATGGCAGAGGCCAATAAACATCACAGCCTCTGGCACCCCCTCCTTCCCACGGCATATGCCAAGGCATCTTTGATACTCCCTCTGTTTTAACTCTTGAAATTAGTTTCTGCCCCCAAAGAGGAAAACTGCACTATGCTGGGTAGGAGACCTTTTTTGAACCTGAGGGcttgtgagagactgaaggagttaacGTCTCAAActttgtggtggggcaagttctgcgtAAGGACGGACCCTGCCTAACGACGAACCCTGCGCAGCAAGGAACCGCAGGTGAAAAGAAGCGATCGGCCCagatcagcaacaggagggggaggccgTGCCGGcgggtgcacagctccctgttctgacaaggctgttctgatgtgctgagcagggcagctcaccacaCGGCCAAAGGCCACACGACGCTCACGCCTGCAGGGAAGACGTTACTCCCCAGAGGACCCCCGAGCCCAACGACCCACTTCCCGAaagttctgaaagcacaaactgcacaggacacctaattagcctaacgAGTTCGagtgcccgcccgaaggaggggcaaggagatgataaaaCGACAGAAACGGGAGCCCCACGCGCGCCCCTACTGGAACTGGGCCGCGAGGCTGACTGGGCCGGCGGCGGGCCCAGGGCCGGCGAAATcgttctctttcccttccctccgtCTCTCTCTCCTCGTATAacccctacacctcatccctttcaGACATGGAACCGCTGACCAAGCCTGGGGCTAGGAGCGGATGCAGCCGCCCCCGGgctcttctctgaggaggagtttAGAAGGCAAGGGGGGGCCGCTCCGCGCCCCTGCCTCagcgggagggctctccttcttcCCCGAGCTGGCGTCGGCGGTTGccgggggttacaggggtggctgaGGTGGTTTCGCGCCAATTCCCTCTGTGAGAAAGCCCGCCACCTGCTGTTaacgcctccccagttcaggctgcttctgccgCGAAGAACCCGTTgaactgatcgtttggtgtcctTTCACCTCAgtttagcccgagggaattccGAACTCACCAcgacccccccccaggtctgTCCAGCCCGGGTCGTGACAGGGCTTTCAAGGTACACTCCAGATGGGTCTGCGTGTGGGAGGAAAGAACTGCTCCGCTGCCAAGTGGCCGTCCATATTACAGACGGAGGGTGTCTCTGGAAAACGCAGCTGCTCTCAGTGGCAGCTCCCACAAATGTTGCTGCAAACCTGCTCACCATCTTGTTGCCGGAGGGACGATCCCAGTCAGCCGGTAGAGCTCCTCTGGGCTTTCTGGGTTGGTGTAGATTTTTCTTAGCGTTTGAGTGGACTGGAAGgaactgctgtgttttgggaggGGGATATTGATGGatataaaggaaaacaattcaTAGAATCCTAGAACACCAGGTCGGGAGGGAGCTCAAGGATCATCCGGTTAAagctttcttggcaaaagcaagGTTTAGACAAggtggcccagcaccctgtccagccaAACCTTAAAAGTATCTTAATCTTCAATGTTGGGGAACCCACCACTTCCCTagggagattattccaatggctgatcgttctcattgtgaaaaattttccttttctgtccaaTCAAAGTCTCCCCAGGATtaacttgtacccattacccctcatcttttccatgtgactccttggaaaaagggagtctccatcttctttttaGCCACCCTTTAAGTCCTAgaacatggtgataaggtctcccctaagccttcttttctcaaggctagACAAACCCAGTCTTGCCTCATATGGCAGGCTTGTTTCCCCTGGCAGagttgcttttcctttgattaAGTCCCCAGAAGAGATTTGATTTTTCACAGTCCTAATTCTCATGGTAATTCTCACACATCTTGCCTACGCTTGCAGCCTTGGCCACCCATACCTGTCACCGGGTGACTGCATCACGCTGTCAGGGACGAGGTTCATAGGCACTGCCCTGAGGTCCCAGTCCTCCAGATACGTTGAATCGCCACCCTTGTACTCGAGGAGTTGACTGAGCTCTCAGCACTGACATGGGCAATTTGTTCTTCCTCTGGTCTCTCCACGTGAGCTCTGGGGGAAAAGCAGCCTCCCTCCTTCGGTGTCTGAGCGCACTGTACGTATTCCAGCTGGGCTGGCTTCTAGCTGTGGTAGCACCCCACAGGGGTGAGTCTCTGCCCAGGGGGCTCCCTGGCACATCCCCGTGTATCGCTACCACTCCCCACAGCGCGACCTTGTGTGCCAGCATCCCTCAGCACATCCCCTTGCCCAGGCACTGCTTCACCCACCAGAGGACAGAAAGCGCGCTGAAATGGCTGGCCATCAGCCCTCCTTAAAGATGCTGGTCTTTGGCTGGGGCACCCTGCTCACTACATGCAGTGAGGCTCGAGCAGTATCACAAGTCTTGCCCAGGAATCAAGTCCTACCTGATTCCTGCCCGGCTGGGGAAAGCAGGCACTGCACTCCACAAcaccagctccctccctcccagccccactgaaccccttctctccctcctcctgcaggccATGGCTGTGATACAATTCTTCGCCAAGGTTGTGCAAAGCATCTTCCGGAatgctctgcaggagctggagcagagcggCTTTTCCTGGGGAGCCCTGCTCTTTGCTGCCTTGGAGCAGTGGCAGTCCTGGGCCATCGGTggagtcctgctcctgctcttcgGGCTCTGCTGGTGGCTCAGGAAAAGGAGCCgtcagccaggcagcagcagaaaggaggccagctgcaggaagaaggCGGCTAAGGAGGAGCAAAAAGTAAAATCCAGTGTTGCAGTGGATGTGGGCAGAATTTCGGTCAAGCGCTTCCTGCCAGAATCACTCGAGATGGTGGATAAGATGGTGGATGAACTTCTCCATATATGCCAAACGCTTTCCAGGAATAGTTTTATGCCGCGACTGAAGCTAGCTGTTTTCAGAAGCACCTTAGGAGGTTGGGGTCTCTGTAAGGATGATGCCTACAACCTGCTCGTGCCCCTGAAGCCCCCCCATGGGCACTCCTTCCACCTGGAGTTGGGCACCACCGGGGAGAGGCCAGCGAGGAACTGCAGGGTCCGCGTGGAGCTGGAGTGCACACGCAGGAGGGAGCGGCTGGTGGACCGTAGGAGGAAAAATCAGAGTCCCAGCCTCCTAGGCACCCTCTGCACCGGCCGCTACCTAGACATGGAGAATACCACCGACTGGTTCAAAACCTTGGAAAAATCAGCCTTGCTGCTTTTGCCTCAGTCGAGACACTACCACTTAACTGTGCTGCCCTCCAGGCGCTCCTGCAAGCTTCAGCTGACGAACGCTTCCAATAGTCCCCTGCTGATTGAGATGACATTTGTGGTGCAGCAAGATGGCTTGGACACCTTCCTGAGCATCGAGTAGGCAGAGGCCAGTGTTACCAGCAGCAGGACGTGGCCAGAGAGTCCATTCCCTCCGGGAGATCCACCGCGCGCAAAGCTGTCAATAAATCTCTTGTTTGGACAAAGGCTGTGTCCGTGAGTGTCCGTGCGTCTCTGGGTCGGGGAATGCAGGCATAGGGTGCCGACAGCTCAGCTGCCATGGCATCGGGGAGCATcttgcagaagagctggtgCAGTGGGCTCTGGTCTCAGTGATTCACTGGGCTTTGGCTTCCCAGGTGCTGCGCGTTAatgccagcaggcagcttggcATCACAGCAGAGTAGGGAGTACCTGAGCTGGAAGATgactcagctgctgcaggagctggagcagggaaccCAGGAGCAGAGCGGCTTTGCCTGGGGAGCCCTGCTCtttgctgccttgcagcagtGGCAGTCCTGGGCCATCGGTggagtcctgctcctgctctttggGCTCTGCTGGTGGCTCAGGAAAAGGAGctctcaggcagcagcagcagcagcaaggaggccAGCTTCCGGAAGAAGGCGGATAAGGAGGAGCAAGAAGTAAAATCCAGTGTTGCAGTGGATGTGGGCAGAATTTCGGTCAAGCGCCTCCTGGACCTGCCAGAATTGTTCATGATGGTGGATGAGACGGCAGATGAACTTCTCCGTATGTGCCGAAAGCTTTCCAGGAATAGTTTTATGCCGCGACTGAAGCCAGCTGTCGGTGTGAGAAGCGCCTCAGAAGGTTGGAGTCTGTGAGGATGATGCTGCCTACCACCTGCTCGTGCCCCTGAAGCCCCCCCGTGGGCACGCCTTCCACCTGGAGTTGGGCAACAGGAGGGAGAGGCCAGCGAGGAACTCCAGGCTCCGCGTGGAGCTGGAGTGCACCTACACGAGGGAGCGGCTGGTGGAGGACATGCTGTGCTTCCTGCACCACCCCAAGGAGGAGCTGAGGAAAAATCAGGGTCCCAGCCTCCTAGGCACCCTCTGCATCGGCCCCTACCTAGACATGGAGAAAACCACCCGCTGGTTCCAGGTCTTGGTAAAAGCAGCCTGGCAGGTTTTGCCTCAGTGGAGACACCACCGCTTAACCGTGCTGCCCTCCAGGCGCTCCTGCAAGCTCCGGCTGACAAACGCTTCCAATAGTCCCCTGCTGATTGTGATGATATTTGAGGTGCAGCAAGATGGCTTGGACACCTTGCTGAGCATCGAGTAGGCAGAGGCCAGTGTTACCAGCAGCAGGACGTGGCCAGAGAGCTGGGCTATGGCAGAGGTGCAGTTCTTCAGGCACAGGGCCAGGCCTGAAGTCACTCCCCGGGGAGCTGGTGCTGCGGAACTGAGCACGCTGGACACGGAGAACACGCTCCTCAATTGGCAGTGGCAATCGCTGCCCCAGCTTTCCTACACAGCAAAAGCACACGCTGCGGAGTGGGACCCGATGCAGCCGAAGGGGCCATTGCAAGGAGCCTTGCGACAGAGATGCCTGATACCACGGGGACAGCGACCGCCCTCCCTCTCTGAGAGAGGCCATTCCCTCCGGGACATCCACCATGCGCAAAGATGTCCTCTTGAGGACAATGCTGTCTACCACCTGCTTGTGTCCCTGCATTCTCTCCTTGGGCACGCCTTCCACCTTGCTATAGTCACCATGGAGGAGATGTGGGTGAGAGAATCCTGCATCTGCATGGAGCTGGAGCGAACCTGCACGAGGGAGTGTCTGGTGGAGAACATGCTGTGCTTCCTCCACCACCCTGAAGACACACTGAGTAAATACCTGTATCACCCCCCTAC includes:
- the LOC142032359 gene encoding uncharacterized protein LOC142032359; its protein translation is MAEVQFFRHRARPEVTPWGAGAAELSTLDTENTLLNWQWQSLPQLSYTAKAHAAEWDPMQPKGPLQGALRQRCLIPRGQRPPSLSERGHSLREIHHAQRCPLEDNAVYHLLVSLHSLLGHAFHLAIVTMEEMWAMAVIQFFAKVVQSIFRNALQELEQSGFSWGALLFAALEQWQSWAIGGVLLLLFGLCWWLRKRSCQPGSSRKEASCRKKAAKEEQKVKSSVAVDVGRISVKRFLPESLEMVDKMVDELLHICQMLSRNSFMPQMNPAVFRSTLGGWGLCKDDAYNLLVPLKPPHGHSFHLELGTTGERPARNCRVRVELECTRRRERLVDRRRKNQSPSLLGTLCTGRYLDMENTTDWFKTLVKSALLLLPQSRHYHLTVLPSRRSCKLQLTNASNSPLLIEMTFVVQQDGLDTFLSIE
- the LOC142032396 gene encoding LOW QUALITY PROTEIN: inositol 1,4,5-trisphosphate receptor-interacting protein-like 1 (The sequence of the model RefSeq protein was modified relative to this genomic sequence to represent the inferred CDS: inserted 1 base in 1 codon) — protein: MPAGSLASQQSREYLSWKMTQLLQELEQGTQEQSGFAWGALLFAALQQWQSWAIGGVLLLLFGLCWWLRKRSSQXSSSSSKEASFRKKADKEEQEVNSSVAVDVGRISVKCPLELPELFMMVDETADELLRMCRTLSRNSFMPRLKPAVGVRSTSEGWSVCEDNAVYHLLVPLKPPHGHAFHLQLGTTGERPVRNSRLHVELECTCTRERLVEDMLCFLHHPKEELRKNQGPSLLGTLCIGPYLDMEKTTRWFQVLVKAAWQVLPQWRHHRLTVLPSRRSCKLRLTNASNSPLLIEMIFEVQQDGLDTLLSIE
- the LOC142032360 gene encoding uncharacterized protein LOC142032360 — protein: MAEVQFFRHRARPEVTPRGAGAAELSTLDTENTLLNWQWQSLPQLSYTAKAHAAEWDPMQPKGPLQGALRQRCLIPRGQRPPSLSERGHSLRDIHHAQRCPHEDNAVYHLLVPLHSLLGHAFHLAIVTMEEMWAMAVIQFFAKVVQSIFRNALQELEQSGFSWGALLFAALEQWQSWAIGGVLLLLFGLCWWLRKRSRQPGSSRKEASCRKKAAKEEQKVKSSVAVDVGRISVKRFLPESLEMVDKMVDELLHICQTLSRNSFMPRLKLAVFRSTLGGWGLCKDDAYNLLVPLKPPHGHSFHLELGTTGERPARNCRVRVELECTRRRERLVDRRRKNQSPSLLGTLCTGRYLDMENTTDWFKTLEKSALLLLPQSRHYHLTVLPSRRSCKLQLTNASNSPLLIEMTFVVQQDGLDTFLSIE